Proteins encoded in a region of the Nicotiana tomentosiformis chromosome 9, ASM39032v3, whole genome shotgun sequence genome:
- the LOC104093191 gene encoding uncharacterized protein: MGQLKSLLSEKAPWTLPADSEKNPKETIMAVSLRSGKTLAEPIEKPRAEKEINSTKRAEEHKIGDFFPKEDISSKEVDKQKLSSAIDESKHMLVLLFPQKIKWEKLDKCFGKFLEMLKQLYVNIPFTEVLTQMPTYAKFLKEILSSKKKLEQTKVVKLNAHCSAILQNKIPQKCGDPGSFTIPCSLGSNIFDKALCHSGASINLMPLFVFKKFEGELGVIKSVPVSLQLADQTTIIPEGIIKDILVRVEKFAFPAVFIVVDIEVIKEIPLILGRPFFCTGRAILDIYED, encoded by the coding sequence ATGGGACAACTCAAGTCATTGTTATCAGAAAAGGCTCCATGGACTTTGCCGGCAGACAGTGAGAAGAATCCAAAAGAGACGATCATGGCAGTGTCTCTCAGGAGTGGGAAAACATTAGCAGAGCCCATTGAAAAACCAAGGGCTGAGAAGGAGATCAACTCAACCAAGAGGGCAGAAGAACATAAAATTGGTGATTTTTTTCCTAAGGAGGATATTAGCAGCAAAGAGGTTGATAAGCAGAAATTAAGCAGTGCAATTGATGAAAGCAAACACATGCTAGTGTTACTCTTTCCTCAAAAGATAAAGTGGGAGAAACTCGATAAATGCTTTGGGAAATTCTTAGAGATGCTGAAACAGCTATATGTGAACATCCCATTCACCGAGGTGCTAACCCAAATGCCAACTTATGCAAAGTTCCTGAAGGAAATACTTTCAAGTAAAAAGAAGCTCGAGCAAACAAAAGTGGTCAAACTCAATGCACATTGCAGTGCCATTCTACAAAATAAAATTCCTCAAAAGTGTGGGGATCCTGGCAGTTTCACTATACCCTGCTCATTGGGGAGCAACATTTTTGACAAGGCCTTGTGTCACTCAGGTGCATCCATTAACTTGATGCCATTATTTGTGTTCAAGAAATTTGAAGGAGAACTAGGAGTGATCAAGTCTGTGCCGGTATCGTTGCAACTGGCTGATCAGACCACGATCATACCGGAGGGCATAATCAAGGACATTCTAGTGAGGGTGGAAAAATTTGCCTTCCCAGCAGTCTTTATTGTAGTAGACATAGAAGTGATTAAGGAGATACCTCTAATCCTAGGGAGACCATTCTTTTGCACTGGCCGAGCTATTCTTGATATATATGAGGATTAA